In one window of Nocardioides panacisoli DNA:
- a CDS encoding TetR family transcriptional regulator, protein MLTCKPTRASRRLETSRRLMRCALELCDEHGFDGWTLDDLAERAEVSRRTVFNYFDGKAAVVLGPEPDVSDAARDTFVAQGPTGRLLSDILVLADEVFADHAPDPDTVALHRRVIIQDPQLVTLVHDRFESVTERFVDYVQQREGTSYDADRARLLIRLLMSVFDTAVDRLRTEPTRPFSELFAEAVDDARSVLTD, encoded by the coding sequence GTGTTGACCTGCAAGCCGACCCGTGCCTCACGGCGCCTGGAGACCTCCCGGCGACTGATGCGGTGCGCCCTGGAGCTGTGCGACGAGCACGGCTTCGACGGCTGGACGCTCGACGACCTCGCCGAACGCGCCGAGGTCTCGCGCCGCACCGTGTTCAACTACTTCGACGGCAAGGCCGCCGTCGTGCTCGGTCCCGAGCCCGACGTCAGTGACGCCGCCCGCGACACCTTCGTCGCGCAGGGACCGACCGGCCGCCTGCTCTCCGACATCCTGGTGCTCGCCGACGAGGTCTTCGCCGACCACGCACCCGACCCGGACACGGTGGCGCTGCACCGCCGGGTGATCATCCAGGACCCGCAGCTGGTCACGCTCGTCCACGACCGGTTCGAGTCCGTCACCGAGCGGTTCGTCGACTACGTCCAGCAACGCGAGGGCACGTCGTACGACGCCGACCGGGCGCGGCTGTTGATCCGGCTCCTGATGAGCGTCTTCGACACCGCCGTCGACCGGCTCCGCACCGAGCCCACCCGCCCGTTCTCCGAGCTCTTCGCCGAGGCCGTCGACGACGCGCGCTCGGTGCTCACCGACTGA
- a CDS encoding MMPL family transporter: MARLLYRLGSTAYRRWPYFVAGWLLLAVLIGAVAAAFSKPMQDEFTIPGIPSEEAADLQSELFPQSGDAFDDATVKVVVAAPEGQQLSDPAVQQEIDALIGEINQLPQMADDPAANPGLADPVERAAAQEQQLVQGAQQSGGDVAQAEANAAAVSPLSEDGRVGLMEFEWDVDTVTDVETSTIEAMEELIAEQDSDELVVEANGQGMTAMTAPGGTAELIGLGLALVVLLVTFGSLVAGGMPILNAIFGVGLGMGGITAMTAFMNIGTSTPMLATMIGLAVGIDYTLFILARYRSELQHTDDRRHAAGIAVGTAGSAVVFAGLTVLIALSALAVVQIPFLTAMGLAAAATVFIAVMVALTLLPALLGLTKSKAFGLSFRRYRPKRDEQGLIVNNGVRWARTLGRAPAVAVVLVVIGLGALAIPMKDMYLAFPTDSTAPSDTTQRQASDLVSEAFGPGREAPMLTVVDARDVAEDDRQAAFGEVVAWAAGQEGVANAQLAGTNAPLDDQGQPTGPATGALVMITPENGPESEATLDLLNELRDTQEGVEESTGTNVGVTGLTAITTDVSDRLNGALPIYLSVVIGLAFILLMLVFRSILVPLTATLGFLLSVLATLGATVAVFQEGAFGIFEGQPIVSFMPIFLIGVVFGLAMDYQVFLVTRMREAHVHGLSTKEAVVDGFRNSARVVTAAAAIMTAVFAGFILEDDAIIKSMGFALAVSIIFDAFIVRMVLIPALLDLMGEKAWWLPKWLDRLLPNVDVEGEALERDSIPGKVIDRESEPAHA, encoded by the coding sequence ATGGCCCGCCTCTTGTACCGCCTCGGCTCGACCGCCTACCGGCGGTGGCCCTACTTCGTCGCCGGCTGGCTGCTGCTCGCCGTGCTCATCGGCGCCGTCGCCGCCGCCTTCTCCAAGCCGATGCAGGACGAGTTCACCATCCCCGGCATCCCGTCGGAGGAGGCCGCGGACCTGCAGTCCGAGCTCTTCCCGCAGTCCGGCGACGCCTTCGACGACGCGACGGTGAAGGTCGTCGTCGCGGCCCCCGAGGGCCAGCAGCTCAGCGACCCCGCGGTCCAGCAGGAGATCGACGCCCTGATCGGCGAGATCAACCAGCTGCCGCAGATGGCCGACGACCCGGCCGCCAACCCGGGCCTCGCCGACCCCGTCGAGCGCGCTGCGGCCCAGGAGCAGCAGCTGGTGCAGGGCGCCCAGCAGTCCGGCGGCGACGTCGCGCAGGCCGAGGCCAACGCCGCCGCGGTCTCGCCGCTGTCGGAGGACGGCCGCGTGGGACTCATGGAGTTCGAGTGGGACGTCGACACCGTCACCGACGTGGAGACCTCCACCATCGAGGCGATGGAGGAGCTCATCGCCGAGCAGGACTCCGACGAGCTCGTCGTCGAGGCCAACGGCCAGGGCATGACCGCCATGACCGCTCCCGGCGGCACGGCCGAGCTGATCGGCCTGGGCCTGGCACTCGTCGTACTGCTGGTGACCTTCGGGTCGCTGGTGGCCGGCGGCATGCCGATCCTCAACGCGATCTTCGGTGTCGGCCTGGGCATGGGCGGCATCACCGCCATGACGGCGTTCATGAACATCGGCACCAGTACGCCGATGCTCGCCACGATGATCGGTCTCGCGGTCGGCATCGACTACACGCTGTTCATCCTCGCTCGCTACCGCAGCGAGCTCCAGCACACCGACGACCGCCGGCACGCCGCCGGCATCGCCGTCGGTACGGCGGGCTCGGCCGTGGTCTTCGCCGGCCTGACGGTGCTCATCGCGCTGTCCGCGCTCGCCGTGGTGCAGATCCCGTTCCTGACCGCGATGGGTCTCGCGGCCGCCGCGACGGTCTTCATCGCCGTCATGGTCGCGCTGACGCTGCTGCCCGCCCTGCTGGGCCTGACCAAGTCCAAGGCGTTCGGGCTGAGCTTCCGGCGCTACCGCCCGAAGCGGGACGAGCAGGGCCTCATCGTCAACAACGGTGTCCGGTGGGCGCGCACGCTCGGGCGCGCCCCCGCGGTCGCGGTCGTCCTCGTGGTGATCGGCCTCGGTGCGCTGGCCATCCCGATGAAGGACATGTACCTCGCGTTCCCGACCGACTCGACCGCACCCAGCGACACCACGCAGCGACAGGCCTCGGACCTGGTCTCGGAGGCCTTCGGCCCGGGACGCGAGGCGCCGATGCTGACCGTCGTCGACGCCCGTGACGTGGCCGAGGACGACCGCCAGGCCGCCTTCGGCGAGGTCGTCGCGTGGGCCGCGGGTCAGGAGGGCGTGGCCAACGCCCAGCTCGCCGGCACCAACGCGCCGCTGGACGACCAGGGCCAGCCCACCGGTCCCGCGACCGGCGCGCTGGTGATGATCACGCCCGAGAACGGGCCCGAGTCCGAGGCGACGCTGGACCTGCTCAACGAGCTGCGCGACACCCAGGAGGGCGTCGAGGAGTCCACCGGCACCAACGTCGGCGTCACCGGCCTCACCGCCATCACCACCGACGTGTCGGACCGGCTCAACGGCGCACTGCCGATCTACCTCTCGGTGGTGATCGGGCTGGCGTTCATCCTGCTGATGCTGGTGTTCCGCTCGATCCTGGTGCCGCTCACCGCGACGCTGGGCTTCCTGCTCTCGGTGCTGGCCACCCTGGGCGCGACGGTCGCGGTCTTCCAGGAGGGTGCGTTCGGCATCTTCGAGGGCCAGCCGATCGTGAGCTTCATGCCGATCTTCCTGATCGGCGTGGTCTTCGGCCTCGCGATGGACTACCAGGTCTTCCTGGTGACCCGGATGCGGGAGGCGCACGTCCACGGCCTGTCCACCAAGGAGGCCGTCGTCGACGGGTTCCGCAACAGCGCCCGCGTGGTGACCGCCGCCGCGGCGATCATGACCGCCGTGTTCGCCGGCTTCATCCTCGAGGACGACGCCATCATCAAGTCGATGGGCTTCGCGCTGGCGGTGTCGATCATCTTCGACGCCTTCATCGTGCGGATGGTGCTCATCCCGGCCTTGCTGGACCTGATGGGCGAGAAGGCCTGGTGGCTGCCGAAGTGGCTGGACCGCCTGCTGCCCAACGTCGACGTCGAGGGCGAGGCGCTGGAGCGCGACTCGATCCCCGGCAAGGTGATCGACCGGGAGTCCGAGCCCGCCCACGCCTGA